The Sesamum indicum cultivar Zhongzhi No. 13 linkage group LG6, S_indicum_v1.0, whole genome shotgun sequence genome has a segment encoding these proteins:
- the LOC105163088 gene encoding nicotinamide adenine dinucleotide transporter 1, chloroplastic, with translation MAADTHGPSPKVLLCNAGAGAAAGVIAATFVCPLDVIKTRFQVHGLPQLPNAKVKGSVIVGSLEQIFQKEGLRGMYRGLAPTVLAMLPNWAVYFTIYDQLKSSLGADDVNHQLPLGANMMAAAGAGAATTIATNPLWVIKTRLQTQGMRKGVVPYRSTLSGLKRIAHEEGIRGLYSGLVPALAGISHVGIQFPTYEKIKSHLADRDNTTTDKLSASDVALASSVSKIFASTLTYPHEVVRSRLQEQGHHSEKRYSGVVDCIKKVFQQEGISGFYRGCATNLLRTTPAAVITFTSFEMIHRFLVTLFPPDPHPQTLSG, from the exons ATGGCCGCCGATACTCATGGCCCTAGCCCCAAGGTTCTCCTCTGCAATGCTGGCGCCGGTGCTGCTGCtg GAGTCATTGCAGCTACGTTTGTATGCCCTTTAGATGTTATTAAGACTAGGTTTCAGGTACATGGGTTGCCACAGCTCCCTAATGCTAAAGTCAAAG GTAGTGTTATCGTAGGTAGCTTAGAACAGATATTTCAAAAGGAGGGGTTACGTGGCATGTATCGGGGGCTAGCCCCAACAGTGCTTGCAATGCTCCCAAATTGGGCG GTGTATTTTACGATTTATGATCAACTAAAGAGTTCTCTTGGTGCTGATG ATGTAAATCATCAGCTCCCTCTTGGTGCAAATATGATGGCTGCCGCTGGTGCTGGGGCTGCGACTACAATTGCAACAAATCCTCTTTGGGTTATCAAGACAAGACTTCAG ACACAAGGAATGAGAAAAGGTGTGGTTCCTTATAGGAGTACACTGTCTGGCTTAAAGAGAATTGCACACGAGGAGGGTATTCGTGGATTGTATAG CGGTCTTGTACCAGCTCTGGCTGGTATTAGTCATGTTGGAATTCAGTTTCCAACATATGAGAAGATAAAAAGTCACTTGGCTGACCGAG ATAACACCACGACGGATAAACTTAGTGCAAGTGACGTTGCACTAGCTTCATCAGTTTCGAAAATATTTGCTTCGACCTTGACATATCCACATGAG GTTGTGCGTTCAAGACTACAAGAACAAGGGCACCATTCGGAGAAGCGGTATTCTGGTGTTGTTGATTGCATTAAGAAAGTATTTCAGCAAGAGGGTATCTCCGGTTTTTACCGGGGTTGTGCAACCAACCTGCTGAGAACAACCCCAGCTGCTGTAATCACATTTACCAGTTTTGAGATGATTCACCGTTTTCTTGTTACTTTATTCCCTCCGGATCCACATCCTCAGACATTATCAGGATGA